The nucleotide sequence GCCAATGGTGGGATTCAACTCACGCAAACGTACACCGGCAACATTCACACCTGACCATACAGGCACAGAGCTATCACCGTGCTCACCGATAATCCAGCCGTGGCAAGAGGTGGGCGCTACATTTAAACGTTGTGACATCAAAAAGCGGAAACGTGATGAATCCAAATTGGTGCCACTGCCAATGACACGATTCTTTGGTAGACCGGACAATTTCCAGGCAACATAAGTCATAATATCCACAGGATTGGATACCATCAACAAAATGGTGTCGGGTGAGTGTTTCACCAAATTGGGAATGATATGCTTCAGAATATCAGTGTTGCGTTGCACCAACGACAAACGTGATTCGCCTTCCTTTTGGCGTACACCGGCTGTCACAATGCATAGACGTGAGCCGGCAGTCGCTGAATATTCGGAGCTCGCAGTAATTTTCGGGTTATTGAGGAAATTTGAGCCATGCTGCAGGTCCATCAATTCACCTTGCAACTTGTCCTTGCACACATCGACAAGGCAAACTTCGTTGGAGATACCCTGAGCGAGAATACTGAATGCACAGGCCATGCCAACTTGGCCAATACCGACAACGGATACTTTGTTTCCTCCCGAGGGCAAAGTTTCGGCAACATGAGC is from Anastrepha ludens isolate Willacy chromosome 4, idAnaLude1.1, whole genome shotgun sequence and encodes:
- the LOC128862393 gene encoding L-lactate dehydrogenase isoform X2 — translated: MATISENLMAHVAETLPSGGNKVSVVGIGQVGMACAFSILAQGISNEVCLVDVCKDKLQGELMDLQHGSNFLNNPKITASSEYSATAGSRLCIVTAGVRQKEGESRLSLVQRNTDILKHIIPNLVKHSPDTILLMVSNPVDIMTYVAWKLSGLPKNRVIGSGTNLDSSRFRFLMSQRLNVAPTSCHGWIIGEHGDSSVPVWSGVNVAGVRLRELNPTIGTTEDPENWEEVHKKVVDSAYEVIKLKGYTSWAIGLSSAALASAILGNSSNVVAVSTSVQGQHGIDKDVFLSLPCVLNANGITSIVKQILTPMEIEQLQKSANIMDQVQAGIKF
- the LOC128862393 gene encoding L-lactate dehydrogenase isoform X1, whose protein sequence is MFKIIRFQRCHSLTTIYAYSVRGIGSEMSRAEWLKAKMATISENLMAHVAETLPSGGNKVSVVGIGQVGMACAFSILAQGISNEVCLVDVCKDKLQGELMDLQHGSNFLNNPKITASSEYSATAGSRLCIVTAGVRQKEGESRLSLVQRNTDILKHIIPNLVKHSPDTILLMVSNPVDIMTYVAWKLSGLPKNRVIGSGTNLDSSRFRFLMSQRLNVAPTSCHGWIIGEHGDSSVPVWSGVNVAGVRLRELNPTIGTTEDPENWEEVHKKVVDSAYEVIKLKGYTSWAIGLSSAALASAILGNSSNVVAVSTSVQGQHGIDKDVFLSLPCVLNANGITSIVKQILTPMEIEQLQKSANIMDQVQAGIKF